TCGTGTCCAGGCTCACCTCGTCCCCGCTCACAACACCAGCCAGCACCGCGCTGTCCAGAATAAGCGTGGCACTCGTCGTGCCGTCATACGCCTTGTTCTGAGCTTCGATCCCCGCCACGGTCAGCGCCTTTTGAGCCACCGTCAGCGGGTAGTCATAAGTGCCGTTCCCGACCCCGGCGCCGTTGTAGCCCTTAACGTGCAAGTACCAGGTGCCAACGGCAGTTGGAACCGTCGCCAGTGTGCCGTTCGACCATTGCGCTTCGTTTTCAGTCCAAGTGTGCGTGGGGGACTGGTCAAAGGCATAGCGGTAGGACTGCACCGCGCCTGCGCCAAACCCACCTACCGCCGTCCAGATGTTCGTGCCGCCGTAAACCGGTGCCGGTTCGTCCGCAGTCACGCTGCCCGAAGAGGGCGCCACCGACAGCGTCCACTGGCTCTGAGGCAGGGAAGCGGCCGCGTTAGGAGTTGGCACCGCCTGGTCACTTACAGTCACCGCAAGCCCCGTGTACTCCGTGTTCGGCACCAAGCCGGTCCACAAGTGAGTCGTGCCTTTCGGCCCACTTTCGCTGGCGCCGGTACGGCTGTAGTTGTAGCCCGTGGAGGCGTTGATCCCAGAATGCGCATCTGTGCCCGCACCCGTCACCTCTATAGTATCCGTCGTGATCGTGCCGAATCCCAGACTCACCCCCGCAGGCGCGCTGCCATCGTACATAAAGGTGAAGGCTGCGGTGCCGGAATCGTTCAGCGCGTAGTCAACCGTGCCCACTTTAAAGTAATACTTTCCGTCGGCCTGGGTACCCGGGGCATAGCTCGAGCCCGTCTGAAAGGCATTGGGGCTGCCATTCACGTCGGTGCCAAAGTAGAACTTCTGCCCGCGCACGCCCGATACTCCCTCCCCGGCTCCCTGGGAGTCGGCGCCAGAAGTCCAGGTGAAGGCGGGGGCAGCCACGGCGTTTTGCCAAATGCCGCCGGTCACACCGGCGACCGTCAAATCCGTGGGCGTGCCAGGCGCGGTGCTGTCGGTCGTGTAGAAGGACAAATGCGCCCTGTCCGTCAGAGCGGTGCGGTTGGCGTTTGCAAATCGCGCATACACACCGTGGCCCGTGCCTCCATTCTCCACCTTCACCAGCAGCCTGTTCCAGCCGTTGCTGATGGTGAGCGGGCCCCAGAAATCTGCGTCCGCTGAGACCCCGCGGCTGACTACATCGCTGCCGACGTCTGCGCCGTTCCACCAGACCTTGCAGCCATCATCCGATCCGATGCCGAGATAAGCGCCCGTGATATCCGAGCCTTTGCTGTTACGCACATACACAAAGCAATATGTAACCGCGTTCTCGTGCACTGCGTTGTAGAAGTGGGACGAGTTCAGGTTCACGAGGTCGTTGGTATAAGTGGCCTCCGCCCACTGGCGCAGGCCGTAGGAATTGCCGTAGCTCGTGGCACCCACCTTCGGCGCGACGTTGGCTTCCGTCACCGGCACCCCGCCATACGTGCCGGCGACCTGGTCAGTGTCTATCCGCAGTTGGCGGTCAGCCGTGGCGCCCTGGTCAAACCAACCCAGGTAGGCCCAGTTACGAATGACGCCATTGGCCGTGCCCGCGGGGGCCAGGTAATTGATCTTAAAGGTGGCCCACTGTTCCGGGTTCCCAGCCTGCTCGTTCTTGCTGGAGATGCCCTTCCGGTGCGTGGCTGGGTTTGCGGTATCCCCTTCTTGCGGCGACGTCAGGATGACACCGTACGACGGATTGCCTCCCGGGAACAGCGACTGGGCGAACGCGAGCGTGAAAGTTGTGTCACAGTTTCCATACAGCAACTGCTCGGCCCCTAGCTGGTTACCCAGGGTTCCGCCTGCCGTGGTCCAGTTGTTCACGCCGTCTCTCTTTGTCCAGATCGCGGCACTGGTCCAGTCCTGGGCGAGTGCGTAGAGCCGGGCATAAGTCTGGTACTTGGTCATCGTGGTTCCGCACGAATAGGTGGCCGTTGGCGTGTGATAGAACGTGAACGTGCAGTTATCCCCACTGGCGGCGAGGCTGCTGTCCGGCGCGGTCGTCGTATCAAAATCCCACAGGCAGCGTGATTTATCGTCGGTGGGGGTAGTGGTATATTGTGCCAGCCGAAGGACACTGGAATACCCGGTGTCCACACCTGTGCCCCCACGGATGTCCCGCTCGACGGAAGCGTTGAAAGGTCCCCAACTCGCCGGATTGCCAAGCTGGACCGTCAGCACCGCCCCGGCGCTAAGTGTCGAGCCGTTAGGATTACTCACCAACACGGTGTAGGTGCCGGCGTTGGCCGCCTGGGCATTCGTGATGGTCAACGTCGTCGCCGTAACGCCCCAGACACTCCCGCCGTCGCTCAGGTTCGAGCCGTTCCGGCGCCACTGGTAGGTCAGCGGTGCATCGCCTGTGGCCGCGACACTGAAACTGGCCGCGTCACTCACCATGACCGTCTGGCTCACGGGCTGAGTGGTAATGACCGGCGTGCCGGGAGAGCTGACTGTCACCTGCTCGCTGTGAGTCGCGCCGAACCAGGCATAGCCATCACGGACCATCCGCCAATCCGTGGTGTAGGTCCCTGCGGCAGTCGGGGCCGTCATGGTGAAGTTGAAGGTGTAGGTGCTGCCGGGTTTGACTTCGCCTGAAATCGTGTGGCGGGTGGTCGCCGTGAACGGGTCGCTGTCGCCGACTGACCCCAAGCGGAAACTCCGCGCCTCCGACCACACCACGCCGCGGTTGCGGAACGTCACGCTCACCGAGTAACTCTGACCAGGGTTCATGGTGGAGGGAATGGTATCGCTGACATACTCATCCGAGTACTTATCCCACGTCGGGGTAGTGCCGAAATACTCGCAAACGCCCTTGTACAGGCCCCACTCCGCCACCGAGCGGAAGAAGTTGTCGGTCAAATAGGCGGCGTCGCGCGAGCAGTTGTCATGGAAGGCCAGTTCGATGAGAATCGCGGGCCGGTTCGGGATGCGGATCTCGCCGAAACCCCCAGCCGCATCCTTCACCCCGCGATTGGACCAGGCACTCTCCCCGGGATACGTGCTGCGGATGGCCGAGACCACGTTGTTGTTTACCGCTGTGGCCAGAGTGAGGCTGTTAGCTTCGTGTGCCGGATGCTCCATCTCCGTGTCCCGATAGGTTTCCGTCCCGTTGGCCGTGCCCCCGCCCCCGGCATTGGTGTGGTGGGCGATGTAAATCTCTGAGTTGCGATAGTCGGCAAAGAGCGGTCGCGCGCGGATGTCGTCGCTGTTCCTGCCGGTCGCGGTCTCCTCGCCGCAGTTGCCGCTGGAGCTTGCCCAGACGGAACACGGCAGGCTGTTGGCCCGCAGCCATGAATACGCCGCCATCTTCCACCAGTACAGCCCCTCATAGCCGTTGCAGCAATTGCTCTCGTTCAACTCGCGGGGAACATGAACCGTGGCGCCATCTTGGGTAAGGTATTGGTAAAGAAACTGCATCAACCGGATCGAGTTGCAGTCCTCCAACACCGCTTCCCCGTATCCGCAAGGGTCGCCGCGCTGCCAATACCACCCGCTCCCGTTCCAAAACCGGCCGTGGCTCGGCCCAATGGTAATATTCCTGCCCCCCAGCGCACTGCTGCCCTTAACCTCGGGAGTCGTCTCTTTAACCGCTGGCCCCGGCGCCACCGGCGTGACCGGCGGCAGATATTCGCACAAGAGCTTGCCCTCGGTCTGCAGCCGGATGCTGCCCTCCACACCGAACTGCCGCAGAGTGGCGCGGACCTGCTCCAAGATCATCGTCAGGCGCGCCTCATCCAGTCCGGTCCCGGCGGCGTTGCTGCCCAGAATATCCGGGGAAAACTCCACCGTCGTGGTGTCCCCTTCAGTCTGCAGCCCCAGAACCTTGGTGCCCGGAAGCAATCCCGAGACGACTGGGCCGCCGGCTTCCTGGGAAGAAGGCACCGCGGTCAAGGTCTGCAGCGCGGATACAGCATCACTCACATCCGCCCGCAGGACGGGATGTATCCCTCCTTGCTCGTCCCCGTAGAATAACAAGGCGGCAGAATATGCGAGGCTCTGCGCCAGCATTAGGCAGCAAAAGGCCGACAGCATTCTCAACTTGAGCGGTGCGGGAATCAGCGTGTACAGGAGTTTATTCATACGTCTTGATGGTTGTTAGTGTGAAACGGGACTGGTTGAACCGAACAACAATCTCGCGATACGGGTGGCCGGTCGAAAACGAACAATGAAGTCCTCGAAGACGGCAGCCTGAGAATCGGGAATTGGCATAGCGGCAACACTGGACTTTCTACCATTCTGCCGGGGTGCATGGCCCAAGTCAAGCCTTCGTCCAGAGCCTTCTAAGAGAGCGAGAGAGGCTACGGCGATGGGACGGTGCCAATCCAGCGGGACTACGGTGTGTATCCCATGGGGAGCGCTCCCCATGGGATACACACCGGGGTATCACGGGGGGCACAGCGTTGTCGCACCGGGAATGCCCGTTTTGGAGGCTGTGCTCGCGAACCATCACTATCTCAAAAATGGACACCGCGCCGATTTCCAGCAGGATGGCGTGTCGATCCAACAAGATGCAATCGCGGTACCTAGGGTATCAAATGTTCAACAGGAACGTCACCAACCTGCACGCATCAGGTGCTGCTCGGAGATCGCGACCCATGCGAACACCGCACATTGCACAACCGCCCAATCATCCCTGGTACCAGGCGCGGGAGGGATGTGG
Above is a window of Candidatus Paceibacterota bacterium DNA encoding:
- a CDS encoding YDG domain-containing protein; protein product: MNKLLYTLIPAPLKLRMLSAFCCLMLAQSLAYSAALLFYGDEQGGIHPVLRADVSDAVSALQTLTAVPSSQEAGGPVVSGLLPGTKVLGLQTEGDTTTVEFSPDILGSNAAGTGLDEARLTMILEQVRATLRQFGVEGSIRLQTEGKLLCEYLPPVTPVAPGPAVKETTPEVKGSSALGGRNITIGPSHGRFWNGSGWYWQRGDPCGYGEAVLEDCNSIRLMQFLYQYLTQDGATVHVPRELNESNCCNGYEGLYWWKMAAYSWLRANSLPCSVWASSSGNCGEETATGRNSDDIRARPLFADYRNSEIYIAHHTNAGGGGTANGTETYRDTEMEHPAHEANSLTLATAVNNNVVSAIRSTYPGESAWSNRGVKDAAGGFGEIRIPNRPAILIELAFHDNCSRDAAYLTDNFFRSVAEWGLYKGVCEYFGTTPTWDKYSDEYVSDTIPSTMNPGQSYSVSVTFRNRGVVWSEARSFRLGSVGDSDPFTATTRHTISGEVKPGSTYTFNFTMTAPTAAGTYTTDWRMVRDGYAWFGATHSEQVTVSSPGTPVITTQPVSQTVMVSDAASFSVAATGDAPLTYQWRRNGSNLSDGGSVWGVTATTLTITNAQAANAGTYTVLVSNPNGSTLSAGAVLTVQLGNPASWGPFNASVERDIRGGTGVDTGYSSVLRLAQYTTTPTDDKSRCLWDFDTTTAPDSSLAASGDNCTFTFYHTPTATYSCGTTMTKYQTYARLYALAQDWTSAAIWTKRDGVNNWTTAGGTLGNQLGAEQLLYGNCDTTFTLAFAQSLFPGGNPSYGVILTSPQEGDTANPATHRKGISSKNEQAGNPEQWATFKINYLAPAGTANGVIRNWAYLGWFDQGATADRQLRIDTDQVAGTYGGVPVTEANVAPKVGATSYGNSYGLRQWAEATYTNDLVNLNSSHFYNAVHENAVTYCFVYVRNSKGSDITGAYLGIGSDDGCKVWWNGADVGSDVVSRGVSADADFWGPLTISNGWNRLLVKVENGGTGHGVYARFANANRTALTDRAHLSFYTTDSTAPGTPTDLTVAGVTGGIWQNAVAAPAFTWTSGADSQGAGEGVSGVRGQKFYFGTDVNGSPNAFQTGSSYAPGTQADGKYYFKVGTVDYALNDSGTAAFTFMYDGSAPAGVSLGFGTITTDTIEVTGAGTDAHSGINASTGYNYSRTGASESGPKGTTHLWTGLVPNTEYTGLAVTVSDQAVPTPNAAASLPQSQWTLSVAPSSGSVTADEPAPVYGGTNIWTAVGGFGAGAVQSYRYAFDQSPTHTWTENEAQWSNGTLATVPTAVGTWYLHVKGYNGAGVGNGTYDYPLTVAQKALTVAGIEAQNKAYDGTTSATLILDSAVLAGVVSGDEVSLDTTSATGAFEDANVGTGKTVTISGLELAGANAGNYALTAPTATADITGAATTTTLVSSENPSEPGSNVTFTATVASDVGTPEGDVVFLASDVPFSTNALAGGVAAASTTALPLGTNIVAVQYAAQGNYLGSSDSLEQAIQNLAPCSQTNVVVSITDNPDGTFTINFQGTPLAQYYVVAGSDLTQAAGWAPLSGSTNTVADTNGLWSVTVSNTEPQRFYRSAAVSPCP